The genomic interval GTGATTGGTGGAGTGGACGCGGTATTCCTTGAATGCATCCAGTGCGTAATGAGAAATGGATCCGGGATTTTCATGACGTGTTTCCGGAACTCTTAGCCCTGCCGAATCAGCACGCCAATTCAGTCCGTGTTTTTGAGCATGGTGATTGAAAACCTCTTCAGCAAATCGACTGCGGTAGTAGTTGCCTGTGCAAATAAAGAGGACCGTTTTCATAGTAGTGGTTCTTTAAGCGATTATCGCATCCACTTGTCAACGATCCGCGGAACGTGTTCGGTTGCTTTGCCCTGATAGAATTGAAACCCAGCGGGAACATAATCTATCTCGAGAGCCACCAGAGCTTTCTCGGAAGAATCCTGACAATAGTCTACCAGCCCGGCTGCGGGATAAACCGAAAGGGACGTGCCGATAACGAGGACCTTGTCTGCCTGTCCCACGATGTCCGCCGCTTCCTCCATATGTTGAATCGATTCCCCGAACCAGACGATATGCGGCCGCAGTTGGCTCCCCATTGCACAGGTATCACCGATGTTTAGGTCATCGAATCCAATATCGGAAATCAGGCTGGGATCAACGGAGCTTCGTGCCTTGGAAATTTCTCCATGCACATGGACGACGTTCGATGACCCGGCTCGCTCGTGCAGATTATCCACGTTCTGCGTGACGATGGTGACGTCAAACTGTTCTTCCAGTTTGGCGAGAGCGAAGTGCGCTGCGTTGGGTTGCGCTTTTGCAACTTTTTTGCGGCGTTGATTATAGAACTCAAGAACCAACTCGGGGTTGGCTGCAAAACCTTCGGGGGTGGCTACGTCGTATACCGAGTACGTTTCCCACAAACCTCCGCTGTCGCGAAAAGTGGACAATCCGCTTTCGGCGCTGATACCTGCGCCGGTCAGAACGACTATCTTTTCTCTGTTCAACTAAGATTGTTATTGCTGGTTTTAAATGGGTGATTGCGAAATATTTGTAGGAGCGGAGCTTGCTCCCGATCAGGAAAAACTTAGGCGCATCGAATCAGGAGCAAGCTCCACTCCTACAGTCGAACAACCGTGTTTCCATAGCCGTTACCGTTAAGCACGTTCCAACACAATCAACACCCCGTGTTCATTTCGAACAAAAATTCTGCCACCCACATAGGTCGGATTTGTCCAACAAATGGCGTCGAGCAGTTTCTTGCGTGAAATTTCTTTAAACTCACGAGCGTTTACGGGTGCCGTTACCAGTTCACCGTCTTCAGTAAGGATGACCAGGGTATCTCCTACCGCGATCATGGAGGCGAAACCGAAATTGGGTTCGGACCAAATTTCCTCACCGGTATCGATATTGCGAGCGAAGAGACTGGTTCCATTGTTCTTATGGGTACCGTTCAGTCCATAGAGGGTGCCATCAATAAGTAGAGACCCCGATAAGGAGCCTTTCAATTTCTTGTCCTCCCATTCTGAGGTCAAACTTTTTCCGTCGAACTTAAGCACTTCAGTCGTCATGTCGGTAAAGATGTAGATGTCTTTCCCGTTGTTAAATACCGCAGGAGTGGTGGCCACCATGGTGTATTTGGATCGGACTTCGTGCCGCGCAACTTCCTTACCATTGGAAGCATCCAGGATGGAAAGCCCACTGGAATCCATACTGGCAATAAAGCTGTTTCCATCGTTCTCGAAAACCACCGGGGATCCATAGCCAGGCCTGTAAGCCGTGTCGGAGACCCAGCTTGGGCGACCCGAGGATTTGTCCAAAGCTACTGTTTTTCCAGCACTGATAATCAGGTCACCCTGGTATTCAACGGGCGAGCTGCCAAATCCCCACTTAGGAACTTCCATGTCCAATAATCCAGTTAATTGGGTACTCCAGAGGACAGCTCCAGATGTAGCATTCAGGCAAAGAACCCGGCCATCTTTGCTCACGGTGTAGACAACATCACCACTCACTGTCACCGATGCGTTGGGACCTCCCACATGCATGGCAGGAATCAATTGTCCGGAATAGGTATGGTCCCAAATCTTTTCACCCGTTGCCGCATTGAAACAGATGATGGTTTCGCTCGATTTTCCATCGTGCCCCATGGTGTAGGCTTTTCCGTTTGCGCTCGTTACGGTCGAGTAGCCAAGGCCCACATCTGTCTGCCAGGCGATTTTCCAATTCTTTAGATCCGGATCGAAGTTGTCGGCGGCTTCCACGATGTTGTCTCCGTTCGGCCCAAGCCAATGGGGCCAGTCTTCAGCATTTAGGTACGAACCTGATATGAACAGGGCAGTTAGTAATCCGGCAAGTTGTGTTTTATGGGAATTCATTTTGTGTTTCATGACTTAGGGAAATGGAGCTTACTTTAATGGGTATATTCCCGAAGAACTTTGGAGGATCAATAGGAATTGTCCTTCAACTCCTGCTTCGGGCTTGCTCAGTGCCTCAAGGATTTGAAAAGCTGTAGCCTAATGAGTTCCCCGAAGTTTCTTCTTCTTCTTTTTTCGGCTACCGTATCATTTTTTTGCACAGCCGCATTTTCAACCCCGAATGTGATCTATATTCTAGCGGACGACCTTGGTTACGGCGACCTGTCCTGCTATGGTCAGCAGACACTACAAACTCCCCATCTGGACAGACTTGCAGAGAATGGAATGCGGTTTACCAGTCACTATGCCGGTGCAACGGTTTGCGCGCCTTCCCGTTATGTTTTGATGACAGGTAAGCATAGTGGGCGAGGTTCGATCCGTGACAACGGATACAGCTCCTTACCAGCGGATGAATTTACTTTGGCCAAGCTATTTAAAGGTGCCGGCTATCAGACCGCGTGCATAGGTAAGTGGGGAGTGGGCCGCCCACCCGATAATGATGACCCTGCGCGTGCAGGATTCGATGAGTTCTACGGTTATCTCAATATGTTTCATGCCCACAATTATTACCCCGAATTCATGATTCATAATGGTAAACGCGAACCATTAAGAAATGAGGTGCCAGACTTTTTCAAAGACGACCGCTTCGACATGGAGGGTCGTGGAGTGGCTACCAAAAAAATTGATTATGCGCCGCAGTTGATTCACGACAATGCACTCAATTTCATTCGATCAAATAAGGACAATTCCTTTTTCCTGTATTACGCTCTAAACATCCCGCACGCGAATAATGAAGGGACCTACGATTGGTCGGAATCAGGCGAACGTATTATTAACCCAAACGCCAACGGCATGGCCGTCCACGATCTTGGAGTATTTTCGGATGAGGCGTGGCCGATCCAGGAAAAAGGATTTGCCCGCATGATTCAGTACATCGACGACTGGGTCGGAGAAATTGTCGCTCTGGTAGCCGAGCTCGGATTGAGTGAAGACACGGTGATTATGTTTTCAAGTGACAATGGGCCACACCACGAGGGAAATCACGACCACGCTTTTTTCGATTCCAATGGAAATTTCCAGGGCTATAAAAGAGATTTATACGATGGTGGGACGAGGGTTCCTTTCATTGCTTCGTGGCCAGGAAAAATTCCTCCAAAGACCGAGAGTGCTCTTATGTCCGGATTCTGGGATATGATGCCAACTATGGCAGAAATATTGGGTATGGATATGCCGGATACTGATGGAATTTCTATACTTCCTGAATTGACTGGTAACAGCCATCAGCAAAACCATCACGAGTTTCTTTATTGGGAGTTTCCGGAACGCCGAGGAAAGCAGGCGGTGCTTTATTTAAATCAATGGAAGGCCATTCGGGTTGGATTGATGGACAACAAGAGTGCCCCCGTTGAATTGTATGATATTACTTGGGATATCGCCGAGCAACACGATCAAGCGACTGTACTTCCTGGATTGGCCGCTCAACTGCACAAGCTGATGATGGACCAGCATACTCCATTCAACGAAAACTGGGACCTGACCCAGAACTGAATTTATGGAGGATCTTAAAATTGCGGTCATCACGGGAGGCCATCCTTTTGACCTTCCTGTGTTTCATGGTCTCTTTCGTGAAATGGAGGGAGTGGATGCCTACATACAGCATATTGACGATTTCGGCACATCACCTGATGAGATCCGAGACGCCTACGATGCAGTCGTTTTTTACACCATGCAAATCGAAGTGCCCATGGTGGAAGACACTTGGTTCAAACGAGATCCCCGTCCAGCGATCGAAAGACTCTTCGAGCGCGGTCAGGGTGTGGTGGCATTACATCACTCATTCTTTGCCTTTCCGGAGTGGCCATTCTGGGACGGCGTAATCGGAATTAATAATAGAACCTCAAACCCGGACGAAGGATTCAGTTTCCATTTCGATACCGAGCAGCGAGTCGAGGTGAGAGATGTATCACATCCCATATTGCAAGGAGTGGAATCGTTTCAAACGGTTGACGAAGGCTATCACATGCCGAGTGAGGAAGTTGATGGACAGCTTCTGCTGACAGTGGACCATCCGGATACTATGAAGTCTACCGCTTGGACTCGCGAGGTTGGAGCGAGCCGCATTTTTTGTTTCCAACTGGGGCACGATGCAGTGGGGTGGGGCCATCCGTCCTTTCGCCAGATTTTGCGCCAGGGTATATCCTGGGTAGTTCGGAATGATGATATTTAAATATTCGTTCCTCGTTTTGTGTCTGGCCGTACTTACTGGTTGTTCAAAGTCTTCGGAAATCTCCGACTCCAGACTTCCTGAAACGAGGCCGAATATTGTGGTCATCTTTGCTGATGATATTGGGGTCGAAACGATAGGTGTCTATGGCGGCCAATACTCCACTCCAAGGATTGATTCTTTAGCTCAACATGGTGTCCGTTTTGATTCCGGGCATGCTACACCCGTTTGCACGACCTCGCGAACTCGGTTGATGACGGGAACATACAACTTCAAGCACTATGAGGCATTCGCTCATTTAAATCCTGAGCACTATACGTTTTCCAAATTTCTCAAAGACGAAGGTTACAGTACCGCGGTTGCCGGAAAGTGGCAGTTGGCCGGAAATCATTTTGATGGCCGTCGTGGAAGCCACCCTGCCGATGTTGGTTTCGATGAGCACATCGTCTGGCAGTTGGAATGGTTTTTGAAAGGCAAGCGTTACTGGCAACCCACACTCACCGTCAATGGTGAGGCCAGGACCTATTGCAAAGATGATTTCGGCCCGAAAGTTTTGAACGACTACGTGTTGGATTTTATCGATCGAAAGAAAGAGGAGCCGTTCTGTTTATATTATACGCCCTTGCTCGCGCATGATCCATGGACGACGACCCCGGATTCCTTGGAGGCCACAACCAAGGAAGAAAAGTTTAGCGGGATAATGGCTTACCTGGATAAGATGGTCGGTCGGGTATTGGACAAATTGGAGGAGCATAAACTGACCGAAAACACCTTGATCTTTTTTATTGGCGACAATGGAACGCATCCACAAATCACCTCCCTGCGAAACGGCCAGCCAGTTGCGGGTGGGAAGTGGTACACGCGAGATTCCGGCACGCATGTGCCTTATATCATTCAATGGAAGGGAACCTTGCCCCAGGGCGAAGTCCGACATGGCTTGGTGGATATCATGGATGTGTTTCCAACGATAGCAGCGGCTGTAAAACCAAATCAGATTACCGCAGAGAAACTTAAAGAACTGGATGGAATTAATTTCCTGCCTTACGCAAAGAACCCGGACCTAGCACCACGTGACTGGATTTTCATGCACTACGATCCCCAGTGGGGCAGTGATTATTTCCAAACACCCATGCCGGCTGCCCGGTTTGTATTCAATCAGAAGTATAAATTGTACGGTGATGGAAGGTTCATTGATATGCAGCTAGATCCTTTGGAAGAACATCCGCTGGAAGCGTCAGCATTAAAAGAGCCCGTTAAGGAAAACTATAAGCTGTTACACAATGTTCTCATCACGATTGGCGATGGTCCACTCGCTGAACCATTTATGAATCCGAAAGCTCAAGGCGTGAGCATTCCGCTTCCTCATCCCGATTGTGGAGAACTTCGCCAATAATATTGTTAATCAGCGCTTATGA from Verrucomicrobiota bacterium carries:
- a CDS encoding NAD-dependent deacylase, whose amino-acid sequence is MNREKIVVLTGAGISAESGLSTFRDSGGLWETYSVYDVATPEGFAANPELVLEFYNQRRKKVAKAQPNAAHFALAKLEEQFDVTIVTQNVDNLHERAGSSNVVHVHGEISKARSSVDPSLISDIGFDDLNIGDTCAMGSQLRPHIVWFGESIQHMEEAADIVGQADKVLVIGTSLSVYPAAGLVDYCQDSSEKALVALEIDYVPAGFQFYQGKATEHVPRIVDKWMR
- a CDS encoding PQQ-binding-like beta-propeller repeat protein translates to MNSHKTQLAGLLTALFISGSYLNAEDWPHWLGPNGDNIVEAADNFDPDLKNWKIAWQTDVGLGYSTVTSANGKAYTMGHDGKSSETIICFNAATGEKIWDHTYSGQLIPAMHVGGPNASVTVSGDVVYTVSKDGRVLCLNATSGAVLWSTQLTGLLDMEVPKWGFGSSPVEYQGDLIISAGKTVALDKSSGRPSWVSDTAYRPGYGSPVVFENDGNSFIASMDSSGLSILDASNGKEVARHEVRSKYTMVATTPAVFNNGKDIYIFTDMTTEVLKFDGKSLTSEWEDKKLKGSLSGSLLIDGTLYGLNGTHKNNGTSLFARNIDTGEEIWSEPNFGFASMIAVGDTLVILTEDGELVTAPVNAREFKEISRKKLLDAICWTNPTYVGGRIFVRNEHGVLIVLERA
- a CDS encoding arylsulfatase codes for the protein MSSPKFLLLLFSATVSFFCTAAFSTPNVIYILADDLGYGDLSCYGQQTLQTPHLDRLAENGMRFTSHYAGATVCAPSRYVLMTGKHSGRGSIRDNGYSSLPADEFTLAKLFKGAGYQTACIGKWGVGRPPDNDDPARAGFDEFYGYLNMFHAHNYYPEFMIHNGKREPLRNEVPDFFKDDRFDMEGRGVATKKIDYAPQLIHDNALNFIRSNKDNSFFLYYALNIPHANNEGTYDWSESGERIINPNANGMAVHDLGVFSDEAWPIQEKGFARMIQYIDDWVGEIVALVAELGLSEDTVIMFSSDNGPHHEGNHDHAFFDSNGNFQGYKRDLYDGGTRVPFIASWPGKIPPKTESALMSGFWDMMPTMAEILGMDMPDTDGISILPELTGNSHQQNHHEFLYWEFPERRGKQAVLYLNQWKAIRVGLMDNKSAPVELYDITWDIAEQHDQATVLPGLAAQLHKLMMDQHTPFNENWDLTQN
- a CDS encoding ThuA domain-containing protein translates to MEDLKIAVITGGHPFDLPVFHGLFREMEGVDAYIQHIDDFGTSPDEIRDAYDAVVFYTMQIEVPMVEDTWFKRDPRPAIERLFERGQGVVALHHSFFAFPEWPFWDGVIGINNRTSNPDEGFSFHFDTEQRVEVRDVSHPILQGVESFQTVDEGYHMPSEEVDGQLLLTVDHPDTMKSTAWTREVGASRIFCFQLGHDAVGWGHPSFRQILRQGISWVVRNDDI
- a CDS encoding sulfatase-like hydrolase/transferase gives rise to the protein MMIFKYSFLVLCLAVLTGCSKSSEISDSRLPETRPNIVVIFADDIGVETIGVYGGQYSTPRIDSLAQHGVRFDSGHATPVCTTSRTRLMTGTYNFKHYEAFAHLNPEHYTFSKFLKDEGYSTAVAGKWQLAGNHFDGRRGSHPADVGFDEHIVWQLEWFLKGKRYWQPTLTVNGEARTYCKDDFGPKVLNDYVLDFIDRKKEEPFCLYYTPLLAHDPWTTTPDSLEATTKEEKFSGIMAYLDKMVGRVLDKLEEHKLTENTLIFFIGDNGTHPQITSLRNGQPVAGGKWYTRDSGTHVPYIIQWKGTLPQGEVRHGLVDIMDVFPTIAAAVKPNQITAEKLKELDGINFLPYAKNPDLAPRDWIFMHYDPQWGSDYFQTPMPAARFVFNQKYKLYGDGRFIDMQLDPLEEHPLEASALKEPVKENYKLLHNVLITIGDGPLAEPFMNPKAQGVSIPLPHPDCGELRQ